TGAAATGTGCTCGCGTGCCTCCATAAAGACACATTACAATCCCCATAAAGCACAGCAACCTTTAAAATCAAATGACATCACAACCTTGGATTGCTTTGAGGATTCGCTGACATGAGCAGAAAAGCACTCATTACTACAACTCGATAGGCAGCTGGATGCTCTGATGCTCTTTGTCTACTGTAAGACGCTCTGATCGTCTCATGTCTGTGTTAAAATATCAGCCTTTCCTGCCCCTGATTCCACCACAAGTCTCTCTGTTGCAAACTGGCCAGAGAGGTTTCCTCTGATCTGAGAGGCGCTGGAAGTCTACACCACCTTTGTTGGTGTCAGATCCCGCGCTATTGATATTTCACAGGATGTTTTCGGGGTGTAAACAAGGTTCTTCAGAAAACCACTTACACGCCCTCTTGCCGTGGCGTTAAGGCAGCGAGGCTGGTGTGTGGTCCTCCACTGTTAACCACAGATCCGACTTTGCTTACCCCTAGAAGATGCTGTTACAAGCGCTAACATCACcgctccctgcctctctctcgtTCTTCCCCatctcccctccttctcccttaTACTTATCAATTATTAAGGTCGGTATTGATCCTTTCACTACCCTGCCTCTATCTGGCTGTTCACACAAAGCCCCAAACCTGCCTGCCCTCAGTCAATCAATGGCATCTCCCAAGCTCTcgccaccacccccaccccatcacCCCCATCATGTCAGTTTTGCTTTTCTCGCTTTTGCGCTTAAGCCGGGCCGACTGAAGTTTAGCGCGGCCCCGATTTGGTCCGTTTggatagaaaaaagaaaaaaaaaaatacgaGATACAGCGAACTCGTATTAATCTTTCATGGCACGAGCAAGTTTGATGGGCATTAACAGACGGGTCTGGCAAagggagggagcagagaggatgGAAAATGGCTGTGCTGTGCATTGTTTGACTTTATGAAACATGTTCTCTATCACCCCTCTCCTAGCCCTCCAGTCAAtgccccctttttttctttgttttgttctgtggcTCTGATCTTTTGAAGCCAAACAACCTGCCTGCCTGTTGCCAGGTTATCCAGTAAGAGATTAGAGATATTATTTTcatgtgctgcagagagagagagagagaaagaaaaacagagagggagagcaccAGGGAGTGGGAGAGAAGGGGGTTGGGAAGGGGAAACGGCCTTATTGATCTCCTATGTGCAAAGCCAGGCAAACACTGAAAGGACAGAGCTACACTATTAATGACACTCACAGCCTCAGCTACTAAtcctctatctatctatctatctatctatctatctatctatctatctatctatctatcgtCTGCCAGTTTTCTACACTTTACTGATTCTGCTCAGTCTAATGTTGTTGTCCATATTGttaaactgtgatggattataTTATCCAGCCTGAaaacaggaggtcaaaggtatgactgtaatgtattttactgtaatacatttatacacacgcgcgcgcgcgcacacacacacacacacacacacacacacacacacactgctggtgTGGGCATCTGTACCTCTGAGTTGTTGACACCATTATTTTCACCAccttttttcagtgaaaatcgCTCCTATCGctcctttttgtgtttttcagcgtcaaaaaaaacaactctatATTCTCTATGTTTTCTTGACCATACTGGTCCCTGTTTCCAATCCCCCATCCCACAGCTGAAATCAATATTTCATCAGAAGTGTTCATGCAGCTTAACGTTGCCTTGAAATAGATCTGGGGATCATATACTGGCAGAGTTGGGTCTGGTTTACAGTAGtataaaccttttttaaaatctgtaattACATGACTTGAGTTCTGGTGAAGTTGTTATGATTTCTGTGGTCACATCTAActccgctgacactgacagcGTCACTGAGAAGGcgttaaaagaagaagaagaagaagaagctcgCGCCAGTGTAATGAGTTTGAGCGATCATACCTGTCTATGTTCTAAATTTAGAGCTTTTACACCGGAGTACTAAATGAAAAGCCGGAGAGACCGTGCGGTTATTGCGACTTTCAGCTCCGATACGAGTATTGATCCGCATGCCACATTTAAAAGGGAGAGTGGGAACTGGCGTATTGATCAGGCAGCCTGGGGTCACCCCGCTTCTCCTCGCGCAACTAGTTGGCCCAGtagccccaccaccaccaccaccacctccgcctctgctgctgctgctgctgctgtgtgtttatggtcggacagagagagagagagagagagaaagaggggggaaaaaggcGTCGGGGGAGGGCAACTATTTCGAGGTTTATTGTGAATCAATGGCGATTTGCTATGTGCCGATCAAAAATATAGACCCACAAATTTAGTCTACAACAGCCCGCGTAAACGCAAATGTACACGCCCAAAGCAATCGTTAATATCCCAGGTTTCCAGAGATCTAAATGAGCAACAATTAGACTTGTTCTCTTTCTATAAACAGTCTATGTTTGTGTCAGGTTTCAGGAAATAAGGGATGTGGATAATTTCAGTGAGCCTGAGCCTCTGTGCGCTTTGTTTTTAACCCGGTTGAactgtccgtggtgctgaatCTTTAAGGGGCCTCCGCAAGTTTGGTGTGCCTGTTTCTGATCTGAAAGTCACAGTGGAAGGTGGCCTGGTTGTTGCATAAGGTCGGTCAGGTGTAATGTGACATGTTAATGCTGAAAGGGCAGTGTCTTACCGGCCAGGCGGAGAGCAGACATCCGCTGAAACTCAGGCTCTTGCAGCCACTTCCACATCCTCCTGAAGGTCTCCCGGCCTGACTTGAGCTTACTCCAGGGTTTGGGGTTCCGTAGCAGGTCTGAGAGGGTTCCCTGCGACCGGCTCAAGATCCTCTGGGCGAATATGGCCTGCGGGATGGAGTACCGCTTTAACTCGGCCGTTATCCTCTGAGCCACCTCCTTCGTGTTGATCTCCTCAGCTTGGATCCCCGACCCTGCTACTCCCTGGCCGGCCCCGTGGCCGTGCCTCTCCCGGTCCCCGAGCATCACAGCGCCGTTCGCCTGGGAATGGAGGTGACTGTGCGGGTGATGGTGCATGCCGTTGAGGTTGGAGATCATGCCGTGGCCGTGACCTCCTAAACTCCTTGCCAGGTGCTCTTGGTCACTCCGGGACAGCATGGAGGCGTGGGACTCGAACCCTGACACCGGGGAGAGCATCTTGGCGTCGGTGGAGAGGTGCGCGCTCGGACCGTACGCCGAGAGCGGCTGCTGGGAGTTGTGCAAAGAGCTCAGCCCGCTGGACAGCGGGGAGAGCGAGCCGTGGCCCATGCCGGACACGGACATCTCTTTGGGATAGTGACTGTACAGGTTGCCCATGGAGGCGAGCCCCCGGTGGTCCTCCCGCATCAACGTGAAGCTACCGCTGACGTTCCCGGCGGAGAGTCGCTGATGGGCGGCAGCGTGGTGGTGTGAGTGCGGGTGGTGAAACTTATCCGAGACGGTGGATATCGGAGGTAGATGCTGCAGGGGGGTCAGGGTGGTGTACGTGTTGCTAAGGCTCATCCCGGTCTCGCACATGCTGATGGACGGGTGCAGGTGGCCGGACAGAGCGGACGGGTCTGTCCGGTAGTCCCCGGCGGAGCTCTCCAGGAGCGAGGCCATGCCAGAGACCATGGCTGACCGCGCGCCGGGAGCGTGCGAGACCAGATTCCGGGGAGTGGAGCTGGGGGACGGCGACGGCCGCACGTGCGGAGAGCTCATGAGGTCTCCCGCCTGGGAGTGCGAGGACACGCTGTGAAGGTTCTCCATGGTGAGCTCCATAGCTGAAAAGATATATTTTCCCCTGTCCCACCCTCCCCACCCTCtccccctgtctctccctctcactcagggacgctctctctctctctctctcttaccccCTCTAGCCCTCCTGGAGCgataaaattacatttgaacGCCAATCCATTGATATAAATTCTCCGATCAATCCAGTGCGGTGTAGACAGGTTCTGATTGTTCCGATGGAAGCACAGAACCGAGCGACTCCGCGGCGTCTCCGCGCTTTATGCGTTCATGTGGATGGGAGCTCTCCAGGGCGATATCTCATCTCTGGTCCAACAGCGCTTCCACTAAGAGCAGGCTGAGCCACGTGTCAGAGAGATGGGAGCGCGCCtctgtgtatttaaaatgtGGGGCGGGTACGAGCAGAGATTTCTTAATAGTCCTCCTCACCGcgggatgaaaaaaaaaaacgcggCTGGTGGAAACACAGTTTTACGCAGGATATTTCACAGCTCGAACTGATCCtgtatttagtttagttttgagAAGAAGCCAACTCTGTAAGTCCACACTGTATCCGAGCGGGTGCGCGCGTGTGTCTCGCGCGTACCTGTGCACgtgtgacaaaaacagacaggtgACGGCCTGATGTGGATTTTGCGTAAAATACAGCCGCTATCAGTTTCCGGACACATGAGTTCCTTACAGATAAACTTTGTTTTCCCACGGACTGTATGGTTTTGCATTTATGCGCTTAGTGATAAACCTGATCGAAGTATTGATTGACAGAGATTAATGACGTGGCGCAGGCcggttggggggggggggggtttgttAGGGTGGTGGGGGTGAAGGAGGTCACAAAGTAAGTTAGGATCCCAGTGATAGAGACCAATGACAGAACAGCACTGACAAAGTTCACCAAGACCAGAGATgaacttcagtttgtttttatctccagAGCCACGAGCCTTTTATACTGTGCTACAAAATAATATTCTGttaattctattattatatttcCACGAGACAcgattttaaaaatcataagGAAAGTAAAAAGCTGCCTTAACAGA
The DNA window shown above is from Lates calcarifer isolate ASB-BC8 linkage group LG4, TLL_Latcal_v3, whole genome shotgun sequence and carries:
- the onecut3b gene encoding hepatocyte nuclear factor 6; translation: MELTMENLHSVSSHSQAGDLMSSPHVRPSPSPSSTPRNLVSHAPGARSAMVSGMASLLESSAGDYRTDPSALSGHLHPSISMCETGMSLSNTYTTLTPLQHLPPISTVSDKFHHPHSHHHAAAHQRLSAGNVSGSFTLMREDHRGLASMGNLYSHYPKEMSVSGMGHGSLSPLSSGLSSLHNSQQPLSAYGPSAHLSTDAKMLSPVSGFESHASMLSRSDQEHLARSLGGHGHGMISNLNGMHHHPHSHLHSQANGAVMLGDRERHGHGAGQGVAGSGIQAEEINTKEVAQRITAELKRYSIPQAIFAQRILSRSQGTLSDLLRNPKPWSKLKSGRETFRRMWKWLQEPEFQRMSALRLAACKRKEEDRGRERSQVPKKQRLVFTDLQRRTLVAIFRENRRPSKEMQVTISQQLGLELSTVSNFFMNSRRRCPDRWDTEEPNASPIQPGTSSATTFSKA